Proteins found in one Thermoflexus sp. genomic segment:
- a CDS encoding ribonuclease HI family protein codes for MPRAAAPDYVIIFDGGSRGNPGPGYGSYIIRTRKGQEARRRLDFEETMTNNEAEYRTLIAALEDLIGRIERTGKDPSAFTLEIRGDSQLVLAQLQGTFRVRAPHLRPLQQAARERLSRFREVRLVWQPREASASELGH; via the coding sequence ATGCCACGAGCCGCAGCTCCGGATTATGTGATCATCTTTGACGGAGGAAGCCGGGGCAACCCGGGCCCCGGTTACGGATCCTACATCATTCGAACCCGCAAGGGACAGGAAGCGCGACGCCGCCTGGATTTCGAGGAAACCATGACCAACAATGAGGCGGAATACCGGACGCTGATCGCCGCCCTGGAGGACCTGATCGGCCGGATCGAGAGGACCGGGAAGGATCCTTCCGCCTTCACCCTGGAGATCCGGGGGGATAGCCAGCTGGTCCTGGCCCAGCTCCAGGGGACCTTCCGGGTGCGTGCCCCCCACCTGCGCCCTCTCCAGCAGGCGGCCCGTGAGCGCCTGAGCCGCTTTCGAGAGGTCCGGCTGGTCTGGCAACCTCGCGAAGCCTCTGCCTCCGAACTGGGGCATTGA
- the ftsZ gene encoding cell division protein FtsZ encodes MDAMATGQTPAKIRVVGVGGGGSNAVNRMIEEGLRGVEFIAVNTDVQALSLAKADRRIHIGEKVTRGLGAGGNPEIGYKAAEESADLIYEALRGSDMVFITAGMGGGTGTGASPVIARIAREVGALTIGVVTRPFSFEGPRRAKAAEEGIARLKENVDTLIVIPNDRLLEITDKKVTLMQAFRMADEVLRQGIQGISELITVPGLINLDFADVRTIMAEGGAALMAIGEASGENRAVEAAQQAISSRLLEVTIDGARGILFNVTGGPDLTLHEVHQAAEIIRQAAHPEANIIFGAVIDEAMQDRVRITVIATGFERPPIPGRRPAQAATPARPEPGAQRPENVRRPVPSERSFNEGDLDIPAFLRRRG; translated from the coding sequence ATGGATGCGATGGCGACGGGTCAGACGCCGGCCAAAATCCGCGTGGTGGGCGTGGGCGGCGGGGGCAGCAATGCCGTGAACCGCATGATCGAGGAGGGGCTCCGGGGGGTGGAGTTCATCGCCGTCAACACCGATGTGCAGGCCCTCTCCCTGGCCAAAGCCGATCGCCGGATCCATATCGGGGAGAAAGTCACCCGTGGCTTGGGCGCAGGGGGGAACCCGGAGATCGGCTACAAGGCCGCGGAGGAGTCGGCGGATCTCATCTACGAGGCGCTCCGCGGCTCGGATATGGTGTTCATCACGGCGGGGATGGGGGGCGGCACCGGGACGGGCGCCAGCCCGGTGATCGCCCGGATCGCCCGGGAGGTGGGCGCGCTCACCATCGGGGTGGTCACCCGGCCCTTTTCCTTCGAGGGGCCCCGGCGAGCCAAGGCCGCCGAAGAGGGGATCGCCCGCCTCAAGGAGAACGTGGACACCCTCATTGTGATCCCCAACGATCGTTTGCTGGAGATCACGGATAAGAAGGTGACCCTGATGCAGGCCTTCCGGATGGCCGATGAGGTGCTCCGCCAGGGCATCCAGGGGATCAGCGAACTGATCACGGTCCCCGGCCTGATCAATTTGGATTTCGCCGATGTGCGCACCATCATGGCCGAGGGCGGCGCGGCGCTGATGGCCATCGGCGAGGCTTCCGGGGAGAACCGGGCGGTGGAGGCCGCCCAGCAGGCCATCTCCAGCCGGCTCCTGGAGGTCACCATCGATGGCGCCCGGGGCATCCTGTTCAACGTCACCGGGGGTCCCGATCTCACCCTTCACGAGGTCCATCAGGCGGCGGAGATCATCCGCCAGGCGGCCCATCCGGAGGCCAACATCATCTTCGGCGCGGTCATCGATGAGGCGATGCAGGATCGGGTGCGGATCACCGTGATCGCCACCGGATTCGAGCGTCCTCCGATTCCAGGCCGCCGCCCGGCCCAGGCGGCGACCCCCGCCCGCCCCGAGCCGGGCGCCCAGCGCCCGGAGAATGTCCGGCGCCCCGTTCCCTCCGAGCGCAGCTTCAACGAGGGCGATCTGGATATCCCGGCCTTCCTGCGGCGACGCGGATGA
- the ftsA gene encoding cell division protein FtsA — MTLVAMDIGTSKICTLVGEADEAGMLRILGVGVVPARGIRRGVVVNIAEATEAIAASVEKAERTSGYQIRRAIVGIAGPYVASVNSKGTASVVRGDRGISPADVERAIENARTIAIPHSHEILHVLPRAFIVDGQEGIRDPLGMYGFRLEAEVHIVTAQVGPLTNLRRCIEATQIAVEEFVLSPLASAEAVLTEGEREMGVALVDIGAGTTDLAVFVEGSVAHTAVIPVGGQHITNDLAYGLHVPATVAEEIKIQYGHAAVQAIAPEEQITVQGFGENSTLTFSRREMAEIIEARVQEIFQLILKDLRASGYERLLPAGLVLCGGTALLPGIREVAREVTGMPVRVGMPWDLGGLAETLRSPMFAAAVGLLRWGLRMDAGAGYSPSGDSWLGRLWRTLRGIFREMLPG, encoded by the coding sequence ATGACGCTGGTCGCGATGGATATCGGAACCAGCAAGATCTGCACGCTGGTGGGCGAGGCGGATGAGGCCGGGATGCTCCGCATCCTGGGCGTGGGGGTTGTCCCGGCCCGGGGGATCCGGAGGGGAGTGGTGGTGAACATCGCGGAGGCCACGGAGGCGATCGCTGCCTCGGTCGAGAAGGCCGAGCGGACCAGCGGCTATCAGATCCGACGGGCCATCGTGGGCATCGCCGGGCCTTATGTGGCCTCGGTGAACAGCAAGGGCACCGCCTCGGTGGTGCGGGGGGATCGGGGGATCAGCCCGGCGGATGTAGAGCGGGCGATCGAGAACGCCCGGACCATCGCGATCCCCCATTCCCATGAAATCCTCCACGTGCTCCCGCGCGCTTTCATCGTCGATGGCCAGGAGGGGATCCGGGATCCCCTGGGGATGTATGGATTCCGGCTGGAAGCGGAGGTCCACATCGTGACCGCCCAGGTGGGCCCGCTGACCAACCTGCGGCGGTGCATCGAGGCCACCCAGATCGCGGTGGAAGAGTTCGTCCTCTCGCCGCTGGCTTCAGCCGAAGCGGTGCTCACGGAGGGCGAGCGGGAAATGGGGGTGGCCCTGGTGGATATCGGAGCAGGGACGACGGATCTGGCGGTCTTTGTGGAAGGGAGCGTCGCGCACACTGCGGTGATCCCGGTGGGAGGGCAGCACATCACCAACGATCTGGCCTATGGCCTGCACGTCCCGGCCACGGTGGCGGAGGAGATCAAGATCCAATACGGCCATGCGGCGGTCCAGGCCATCGCGCCGGAAGAGCAGATCACGGTCCAGGGCTTCGGGGAGAACAGCACGCTGACCTTTTCGCGCCGGGAGATGGCCGAGATCATTGAGGCGCGGGTCCAGGAGATCTTCCAGCTGATCCTGAAAGATCTGCGCGCTTCGGGTTACGAGCGGTTGCTCCCGGCAGGGCTGGTCCTCTGCGGAGGGACCGCTCTGCTGCCGGGGATCCGGGAGGTGGCCCGCGAGGTCACCGGGATGCCCGTCCGTGTGGGCATGCCGTGGGATCTGGGAGGGCTGGCGGAGACCCTCCGTTCACCGATGTTCGCGGCGGCGGTGGGCCTGCTCCGCTGGGGCCTTCGGATGGATGCCGGCGCCGGCTATTCTCCGTCCGGGGACTCATGGCTGGGGCGTCTCTGGCGGACCCTGCGGGGGATCTTCCGGGAGATGTTGCCTGGGTAA
- a CDS encoding cell division protein FtsQ/DivIB, which produces MAVAIWTLRPAGSRLVAGGLLLLWAMTGGVLLLHDAFYTRLDVAGAHRLSPEALAAASGIDGLHIFWVNPAEAAAAVRRQFPTLKAATVRCRWPAFCTLFVVEGQAPWEWVSGDLRLLLDDSGQVVEGEAVEARRRLEVYGLPPPAPGQRVDPWLWVRMQDLGQAFPEIRAFRYEAGRGFSFVDPYGWPVLLGEYGSMVTRAAVWRVLRDLLAAQGQRPAYLDLRVPEAPAVGFPPE; this is translated from the coding sequence ATGGCGGTGGCCATCTGGACCCTCCGTCCGGCGGGCTCCCGGCTGGTGGCTGGGGGGTTGTTGTTGCTCTGGGCCATGACAGGCGGGGTCTTGCTGCTTCACGATGCCTTCTACACCCGGCTGGATGTGGCGGGCGCCCACCGGCTCTCCCCGGAGGCGCTGGCGGCCGCCAGCGGGATCGACGGGCTGCATATCTTCTGGGTGAACCCGGCGGAGGCCGCCGCTGCCGTCCGCCGTCAGTTTCCCACCCTGAAGGCCGCAACCGTGCGCTGTCGATGGCCGGCGTTCTGCACCCTTTTCGTCGTGGAAGGGCAGGCCCCATGGGAATGGGTGAGCGGAGATCTACGGCTGCTTCTGGATGACAGCGGACAGGTCGTGGAAGGGGAGGCCGTGGAGGCCCGGCGCCGGCTGGAGGTTTATGGCCTGCCGCCCCCTGCCCCGGGCCAGCGCGTGGATCCGTGGTTATGGGTGCGCATGCAGGATCTGGGCCAGGCCTTCCCGGAGATCAGGGCTTTCCGATATGAGGCAGGTCGGGGGTTCTCCTTCGTGGATCCATATGGCTGGCCGGTGCTGCTGGGGGAATACGGATCCATGGTGACGCGCGCGGCGGTGTGGCGGGTGCTGCGCGATCTTCTCGCCGCTCAGGGCCAGCGTCCCGCCTATCTGGATCTGCGCGTCCCGGAGGCCCCAGCGGTTGGATTCCCACCGGAATGA
- a CDS encoding D-alanine--D-alanine ligase family protein → MKRRIRVGVLFGGKSGEHEVSLLSAQSVIRALDKTKYEVIPIGITKEGRWLTRGDPMKALTGGAVTIADLLGTPSIVEPESSISLPVPRRRELIPGVQADGIPEVDVIFPVLHGPFGEDGTIQGLLELAGIPYVGAGVLASAVGMDKAVMKDVFRAHGLPVARYIVIFRREWERDPEGVMDRIEREIGFPCFVKPANLGSSVGVSRVKRREELPAALAEAARYGRKMLAERAIPAAREIEVSVLGNEDPIASVPGEVIPAGEFYDYAAKYLDDRTQLVIPAPLDEALAERIRSLALEAFRAIDACGMARVDFLLSRETGELVVNEINTIPGFTAVSMYPRLWEASGLPYPALLDRLIELALERYRDRQRDAIAYEGLTWLSSIRADGAPQEDDGGPSAR, encoded by the coding sequence ATGAAACGGCGGATTCGGGTGGGTGTGCTGTTCGGGGGGAAATCCGGGGAGCATGAGGTGAGCCTTCTGTCGGCTCAATCGGTGATCCGGGCGCTGGACAAGACGAAATACGAGGTGATCCCCATCGGGATCACCAAAGAGGGCCGCTGGCTCACCCGGGGGGATCCGATGAAGGCCCTGACCGGCGGGGCGGTGACGATAGCCGATTTGCTGGGGACGCCCTCCATTGTGGAGCCGGAATCGAGCATCTCCCTGCCGGTTCCCCGACGACGGGAACTGATCCCCGGGGTCCAGGCGGATGGGATCCCCGAGGTGGATGTGATCTTCCCGGTGCTCCATGGCCCTTTCGGGGAGGATGGGACGATCCAGGGATTGCTGGAGCTGGCGGGCATCCCCTACGTGGGGGCGGGGGTGCTGGCCTCGGCGGTGGGGATGGATAAGGCGGTGATGAAGGATGTGTTCCGGGCCCATGGCCTCCCGGTCGCCCGGTATATCGTGATCTTCCGGCGAGAATGGGAGCGGGATCCGGAAGGCGTGATGGATCGGATCGAGCGGGAGATCGGGTTCCCGTGCTTTGTCAAACCGGCCAATCTGGGGTCCAGCGTGGGCGTCTCCAGGGTGAAGCGGCGGGAGGAGCTCCCGGCCGCCCTGGCGGAGGCCGCCCGTTACGGGCGCAAGATGCTGGCGGAGCGGGCGATCCCGGCCGCCCGGGAGATCGAGGTCAGCGTGCTGGGGAACGAGGATCCCATCGCCTCCGTTCCTGGGGAGGTGATCCCGGCAGGGGAGTTTTACGACTACGCGGCCAAGTATCTCGATGATCGAACCCAGCTGGTGATCCCAGCCCCCCTGGATGAGGCGCTGGCGGAGCGGATCCGCTCCCTGGCCCTGGAGGCGTTCCGGGCGATCGACGCGTGCGGGATGGCACGGGTGGATTTCCTGCTCTCCCGGGAGACCGGGGAGCTGGTGGTCAATGAGATCAATACCATCCCGGGCTTCACGGCGGTCAGCATGTATCCGCGCCTGTGGGAGGCCAGCGGCCTGCCGTATCCGGCGCTGCTGGATCGGCTCATCGAACTGGCGCTGGAGCGCTATCGGGATCGTCAGCGGGATGCGATCGCTTACGAGGGGTTGACATGGCTTTCCTCCATTCGCGCCGACGGCGCGCCACAAGAAGACGATGGCGGACCTTCCGCTCGGTGA